One part of the Solanum dulcamara chromosome 3, daSolDulc1.2, whole genome shotgun sequence genome encodes these proteins:
- the LOC129882598 gene encoding protein PEP-RELATED DEVELOPMENT ARRESTED 1, chloroplastic — MAFLSIPLIFFRAAPAIPSCYSTLSAYHFLQPEIRNQYSLQVKSSCRLNLSALCTSCEVGAGFLAEEFGAQNGRMENHGPEIGDFDSSQYEVLLKGGEQVTSVLEEMAKLLEDMKMDEASEEVAVQLAAQGVIGKRVDEMESGFMMALDYMIQTADKDQDDKRKSLLEVIKETVLSHLTKKCPPHVQVIGLLCRTPQKESRHELLRRVAAGGGVFQSENGTKVHLPGANLNDIANQADDILETMESRSVVPDRKLLARLVLIREEARNMMGGGILDERNDRGLNILPESEVNFLTKLVSIRPGKTVRDMIKNVMLGKEEGADSSDDEVGSAGGIAGRASVSGRKPSPVRPGMFLETVSKVLGGIYGGNVSGVTAQHLEWVHQNTLQILQEIAF, encoded by the exons ATGGCGTTTCTCTCAATCCCTCTCATTTTCTTTCGAGCTGCTCCTGCAATTCCATCTTGTTACTCGACTCTATCAGCATACCATTTTCTTCAACCAGAAATTCGCAATCAGTATTCATTGCAAGTGAAGTCATCCTGCAGACTAAACCTTTCGGCATTATGCACGAGTTGCGAGGTTGGCGCAGGATTTTTGGCGGAGGAATTCGGAGCTCAAAATGGAAGAATGGAAAATCATGGACCTGAAATTGGAGATTTCGATAGTTCTCAGTATGAAGTTCTTCTTAAAGGTGGTGAACAAGTTACTTCCGTCCTTGAAGAAATGGCCAAGCTA TTGGAAGATATGAAGATGGATGAAGCATCTGAAGAGGTAGCAGTGCAATTGGCTGCACAAGGAGTGATTGGGAAAAGAGTTGATGAAATGGAGTCCGGGTTCATGATGGCCCTTGATTACATGATCCAAACTGCTGACAAGGACCAGGATGACAAG CGCAAATCACTCTTGGAAGTTATCAAGGAGACTGTATTATCCCATCTTACCAAGAAGTGCCCCCCTCAT GTTCAAGTCATAGGCCTGCTCTGTAGAACTCCCCAAAAAGAAAGCAGACATGAATTGCTTAGGCGAGTAGCTGCCGGTGGTGGAGTATTTCAAAGTGAGAATGGCACAAAAGTCCATCTTCCTGGGGCAAATTTGAATGATATAGCTAACCAAGCGGATGATATTCTGGAG ACGATGGAATCTCGTTCTGTTGTCCCTGACAGGAAGTTACTAGCTAGGTTAGTTTTAATAAGAGAAGAAGCTAGGAACATGATGGGAGGTGGAATACTTGATGAAAGAAATGATCGTGGCCTGAATATTCTTCCTGAATCAGAG GTGAACTTTTTAACTAAACTTGTTTCCATAAGACCAGGCAAAACTGTACGCGACATGATAAAAAACGTGATGCTTGGTAAAGAAGAAGGTGCAGACAGTTCGGATGATGAAGTTGGTTCTGCTGGTGGAATTGCAGGAAGG GCAAGCGTAAGTGGGCGAAAACCATCACCTGTGCGTCCTGGCATGTTTCTTGAAACAGTTTCTAAG GTGTTAGGTGGCATATATGGAGGAAATGTCTCTGGAGTCACAGCACAGCATCTTGAATGG GTTCATCagaacacacttcaaatacttcaAGAGATTGCATTCTAG